In the Armatimonadota bacterium genome, GCCCGCCGCGAGGCGCCGCCATGGAGCGTCATCACGCCTATCACGTAGCACGGGGTCGTCAGCAGGTAGCCCACGCGCTCGAAGAGCGCCAGGTACACAGCCGTCAGCGCGACGCCCGCCACGAGCCGCCGCAGCGAGCCCGCCACGGGCGTTTCCATGGCGTCGCCGGGCTCCACGTCCGACATGGGTAGCCGGCGCTCGACGGGGTTGGGGCCTGTCACGGCTAGCACGCCAAGTGCCAATCCACACAAGGCAATGCCGATACCGAGTCCCATGGGAAACGCACGTGGACCGAGCGGGTCGGTCGGCACACCGGGGGGAATCCGGGACGCAGCCACACCGACGAGCACACCGAAGCCCATGAGGACCAAGGCGGTCACGCCGTGTTGCCCCGCGTCCCGATCCGTGGCCTGCCCGCCCCCCCTTCGGGAAGTCCCCGGTGTCCGAGATGGAACACTGTATGTCGTACGAGACTTTTTAAGAATTCGGCGCGTCGCGTGGGACTCCCTCCCGTTCATGACGTCTCTGGGGACGTGTCTGGCGGGAGAGCCGAAGGCCCTCGGGCTCCCAGAACAACTCGGTGAGGTGATGATCGTTCACGCGCGCATAGGCAATCGTCTCTCCAGTCATGCCCTCAGGGTGACAGATTCACTGAGCCGTTGGGGGTGACAAAATCAATGAGCTATTTCAAGCCAGTACAAGCGTGTTGACGCCCGCACGCGACCATGGTACCGTGAGGGTGGCAGGTCCGGCGTGTCTGCACGTTCCTCAGGCGTGTTCCCCACGATCCGCAGGATGTGAGCCCGACGGTCTCTGTACGCTACACGAAAGGCAGGCATGGCACGATGGCCACAGGCACGGTCAAGTGGTTCAGCGCGGAGAAGGGCTACGGCTTCATCGCCGTCGAAGGCGGCAAGGACGTCTTCGTCCACTACTCCGCCATCGTTGGCGAGGGCTTCAAGACCCTCGAAGAGGGCCAGCGCGTCCAGTTCGACATCGTCGACGGGCGCAAGGGGCCGCAGGCAGCCAACGTCACGGTCCTCTAAGCCGTCACCAGGATCGCGCACACCGCGCAGCGCCCTCCCACGCGTGCCGGGGCCCGGGCGCTGCGGCTGTTCACGTGCGCCGGCGGACGCGCGCACCGATCCCGCCGGAGGGTGCGCAGGCAGTGCTGGCATGCACCCGCACGCACGGTGGTGACGCGCTGCGAGCGGGCACGGCGGGCTCCGGCAGGTGTCCGGAGCCCGTTCGTTGCCGGACGGGCCGACGCCCTGGTAAGATCGAGCTGCACCGCACCGCGAGGCGGGAGGGCGCATGGTCGCCGTCGACCTGCTCGACCTCGGCTTTCGGATCTTCCTCCTGCTGATCCTGGCACGCGTGGTGCTCTCGTGGGTGCCCGATCTGGCCGTCCGCTTCCCGGCCGTGGCCCACGTCGTCTGGCGCCTCACCAACCCGGTGCTGGACCCGGTGCGGCGCTTGATGCCGCCGGTGGCCGGGCTGGACCTCTCGCCCCTGGTCGCCATCCTGTTGCTGCAGCTGCTGATCGTGCTGCTCAGGGAGGCGCTGTTGAGCCTGCTGTGAGGTCTCCCGTGGAGGGCGTCCGATGGTGCAGGCGTACGTGCTGATCCGCATCCTGCCCGGCAAACTGGCCGAGGCCCTGGCGCAGATTCAGAAGACGCCGGGCGTGAAGATGGCCCACGCCGTCACCGGGCCCACCGACATCATCGCCTTCGTGGAAACCGAGAGCATGGATACCCTGGGCCGGTTGATCGTCTCGCGGTTCCAGGAGACGCCCGGCGTCACCCGCACCACCACCTGCGTGGTGACGCCAGTTAGCGAGGGATAGCCAGTCCGCGCGGTCGACGCGGCCGCGGGCAGCCACGTCGGACGCTGGCCCGCACGGCCAAGGCCAACGCACGGAGGACGCACAGGGGGGCGCGGCGACCGGCTGCGGTCGCGAGGCCTGTACCGGGGTGATCGCGGCTGCCGGGCGAGGGCGCCTACACGGAGCCGTCCGGGCGCGCAGGCGCATCGTCGGGTGGACGGCGGCGCGGGAGCGCCCAGACTGCGACCAGCCCCACGGCCGACAGCGCCAGGAGTACGCCCAGCGTGTGCGCCAGGCCGATGCGGTCGGCGAGGGCGCCCACCGCCGTCAACGAGATCCCCGCGATCCCCCACGCCATGCCCGTCACCATGGCGCTGGCGAGGCTCGCGCGCCGCGGCAGCACTTCCTGCGCAATGGCCACGTTGACGGGCGCCGAGAGGTAGAAACTCATGCCCCCGAGCGCCAGGGCCACCAGCCCCCACGGGCTCGTGGTGGACGTGAACAGCAACAGCAGCGGCGTGCCCACGACGAACGACAGCGCGAGGATGGCACGTCGGCCCAGCCGGTCCGAGAGCGCGCCGCCCAGCAGCCCGCCCAGGGCCCCGATCCCGCCGAAGAGGAACACCGCCGTGGCACCCACCAGCAGCGACTGCCCCCGTTCCCGCAACAGCAGCGGCAGGAAAAGGATGAAGGAGAGGATGATCACACTGCGGATGACGACGATGAGCCAGACGAGGGCCAGCAGCGGGCCGTGCCGCCGCAGGTCGCTGGCCAGGCGATCGGGCGCCGGCGGGAGCGTGCCCTGCCAGGTGCGCGCCCGTGCCCACAGCACGGCGCAGGCGAGCAGCCCTGGCACCGCTGCGGCGACGGTGCCGTGCAGCCCCAGGACGCCCACGATCGGCGCCACGAACAGGGGCCCGAGCGCGTAGCCCAGTTCGCCGCCCGCCACGAACACCGAGAGCGCCGTGCCGCGCCGGGCGCCACCGACCTCGCCGGCCAGCGCGAACGCCTGGGGGTGGAACGACGCCACGCCGAGCCCGGTGAGGAACAGGATGATCAGCATCAGCCCGTACGTCGGCGCCAGCCCCACCAGGCCCATGCCGAGGACCGTCACCGTGGGTCCCAGCACGGCGAACGCCGGTCGGCGCACGCGGTCGGCGGCGAGCCCAAACAGCGGCTGGGTGAGCGCTGCGGTGGCGTTGAACGCGGTACCCATCAGGCCTGCCAGCGCCAGCGACAGGCCGAACTTGGCCACGACCAGCGGCAGCAGGGGCGCGAGGAACGCGGCGTAAAGGTCGTTGGTGAAGTGGGCCAGGGCCATGGTCCACAGCCGGTCCCAGGCCACTGGCCGCGGGCGGGACGAACGGAGCGACCTGCGAGGCGCCTGCACGACGACGTCGGGCATGAGAGCTTCAGCGTGCTGCGCCGCGCAGGCGCGCGGCCGGACGCGCCGCGCCACGCCCCGGCGGCGCCGCAAGGTGCGCGAGGCTCGCCGCTTGGTCCGGCACTCGCGCTCGACCATGCGGCGTCCGCTGCCTGCGCTGGCAGGGGTACGCGCGGCCCGCCGCCGCGCCCGGCACCCGGATGGCCGGTCCCGCGACGTACAGGGCGGGCCTCAGCGTGCGCGGGACGCGCGGCGCGGCGGTCGGACGACCTTGGGCGACCGGGCCGCGCGGCGCCCGTCACCGGTGGGGAGCGTCTCCTCCCACGTCACGATGCTGTGGTAGAAGACGCGGTCACCCTCCTCCAGGCCCCGCGTGATCTCGGTAATGTGCATCGTGGTGGCGCCGAACTCCTTGAGGGCGTACTCCACGGCGGCCTCCGGCTTGGCGTCGTTGCCGCACGTGAAGATGTCCAGCGCCACGTAGCCGTACTCGGGCCAGGTGTGCACCGACAGGTGCGATTCGGAGATGACGACCACGCCCGAGACACCGTTGGGAGGGAAACGGTGGAACGAGATCGCCCAGACGGTGACGCCCGCCACTTCGGCCGCACGGACCAGGATCTGCTCGACGGCCTCGACCCGCCCAATGATCTCCGGATTGCACCCCGAGGCCTCGGCCACGTAGTGGTGTCCGACCGGTTCCATCTCCCACCTCCCCCGTGCCACGCGTGCCGTCGACCGAACGACCACTCATGGTACGGATCGCCGCGCGCGGTGTCAACGCGACCGACGACGCCAGCGTCTTTCGGCGCGCACAGACACTTCCCTGCCCGCGGCCCGCGGGCACGGCGCGCGCAGCGACGGCCGCGCTCACAGACGCAGTCGAGGATCCAGGGCGTCGCGAATGGCGTCGCCCAGCAGGTTGAAGCCCAGCACGGTGAGCATGATGGCCAGCCCGGGGAAGGTGACGCTGTGGGGCGCCAGGCGGATGTACTGACGGGCGCTGGAGAGCATCGTGCCCCACTCCGCCGCCGGCGGCTGCGCCCCGAGGCCCAGGAACCCTAGCGCCGCAGCCGACAGGATCGCGGACGCGAACTGCAGAGTCGACTGCACGATGATCACCGCCATGGTGTTGGGCAGGATGTGCCGCCAGAGGATGCGCCGGGCCGACGCGCCCAGCGCCCGGGCGGCCTCCACGAACTCCTGCCCCCGCATGGCCAGGACCTGACCGCGCACGAGCCGGGCGTAGACCGGGATGGACACGACGCCCACGGCCACCATCACCTGCGGCAGCCCCACGCCGAGGATGGCGACGAGCACGATGGCCAGCAGGATGCCCGGAAAGGCCAGTAACACGTCGATGGCGCGCTGGACCAGGAGGTCCGGCCATCCGCCGAAGTAGCCCGAGAACGCGCCGACGGGCACGCCGACACTCGCACCGATCGCGACCGCAATGGCCCCGATGACCAGCGACAGACGGGCACCGTAGACCACGCGGCTGAGGAGGTCGCGCCCGAGCTCGTCGCGACCCAACCAGAAGTCACGACTGGGGCCCTGCAGGCTGGCCTCCAGGGCGATCTCGTAGGGATCGTGGGGCGCCAGCCACGGCGCGAAGAGCCCGGCCGCCAGGAACGCGGCAAGGATCCCCAGACCCGCCAGCCCAGCCCGGTGGCGCCGAAGGTGGCGCCAGACGGCGTAGGCCCGTGCCGGCTTGACGTGAATCATTCGTAGCGGATGCGCGGGTCCACCACGGCGTACAGCACGTCGACGACGAGGTTGACCACCGCGAAGGCGAAGGCCACCACCAGCACGGCTCCCTGCACCACCGGGTAGTCGCGGGCCAAAACCCCCTCCACGAGCAGCCGGCCGATGCCCGGCCAGGCGAAGACGCTCTCCGTCAGGACCGCGCCCGACAGCAGGGTGCCCATCTGCAGGCCCACGACCGTAATGACGGGGATCAGGGCATTACGGAAGGCATGGCGGTTGACGACCACGCGCTCGGCCAGTCCCTTGGCGCGCGCCGTGCGGACGTAGTCGGCACGGAGCACCTCGAGCATGCTCGAACGCGTCATGCGGGCGATGATCGCTGCCGTGGCCAGGCCCAGCGTCACCGCCGGCAGCACCAGGTGCAGCGGTGTGCCGGTCCCCACCGCGGGCAGCCACCCCAGCCACACCGCGAACACCAGGATCATCATGAGGCCCGACCAGAACACGGGCATCGAGAGCCCCAGCAGGGCCGCCAGCATCACCAGGGTGTCGATCACCGAGTACGGGCGCATCGCCGACACCACCCCTGCCGCGATGCCGACGCTGACGGCGACGGCGAGCCCGGCCAGCGCCAGGGTCACGGTGTTCGGGATGCGCGCCCACAGCTCATGGGTGACCGGTGCTCGGGACCGCACGGAGCGGCCGAGGTCGCCGCGCAGTAGATTGGCCGTGAACGCGGCGAACTGCACCAGCAGCGGGCGGTCGAGCCCGAGTTCCCGGCGCACCGCCTCCACGAACTCCCGGGTGGCGGCTTCGCCGGCGATGACCTGGGCCGGGTCGCCCGGGATGACCCGCACCATGGCAAAGACCACGAAGGCGACGCCGAAGACCACCGGGACGGCCAGCAGGAGCCGCGTCGCGATGTACCGCCACATCCGAGGCTGGCGCCGGGGCCGCGGAGCGCGGCCCCGGCGCCTGTCAGCGCGGGGGATCCGCTACCGGCGCAACCACGCCGCGCTGGCGATGATCCGCTCGGAGGGGTGGACGACGACGCCCTGCACGGTGGTGCGCAGGCCGGTGACCTGCGACTCGCTGTGCAGGAAGACCCATGCAGCGTCCTCCATGATCAGCCGCATGGCCTCGGCGTAGATCCGGGTACGCTCGGCCTGGTCGACGGTGGTCCGGCCGCGGTCCAGCAGCGCGTCGACCCGCGGGTTGCTGTAGAAGCCGCGGTTGAAGCCCACCGGCGGGAACTGCGAGGTGTGGAACAGGGCGTACAGCCCGTAGTCCGCGTCGCCGGTCACGGTGCCCCAACCGAGCATGTACATCTGGATGTCGTTCTGCTCCCTGGGCCGCGCGGTCAGGGCGAGGTAGGCACCAAACTCGAGCGTCCGCAGTTCGAGCTCGATGCCGGCCCGGCGCGCCAGGCCCTGGATGCTCGCTGCGATCTCGGCGTCGCGGATGTACCGTCCCGTGGGGTGGTGGAACACGGCGCGCAACGGGCGTTCGCGGCTGTACCCGGCTTCCCGCAGCAGCGCTTCGGCGCGCTCCAGATCCCACGGGTAGGTCATGATCTTCGAATACCCTTGCACGTTGGGCGCGATGGGGGCGTCGGAGACGCGCGCCGTACCCGCCAGCGCCGACCGCACGATGGCCTCCTTGTTGACGGCGTAGTTGAGCGCCAGGCGGACACGCCGGTCGTTGAAGGGCGGCCGGGACACGTTGAACGCCGCGTAGATCGTCCGCAGGCTCGTGTCGACCGACACGCGGATGTCCCGGCTCCCCCGGAGTCGGTCGATCTCGCGGGGCGGGACGCGCACGGCCACGTGCAGCGACCCGGCCTCCAGCGCCGCCAGGCGCGCGCCGTCGTCGGGGATGACGCGGAACTGGACCTCGTCCAGCAGGGCCCGCTCGCCCCAGTAGTCGTCGTTACGGACCACCACCACGCGGTCCCCGCGTACCCACTCCCGGAACCGGAAGGGCCCGGTGCCCACGGGCTGACGCGCGTAGTCGGCGCCCAGGCGCCGAATCGCCGCGGGGCTCTGGATGCCGGTGCCGCTATGGGTGAGGTGGGCCAGCAGGGGCGCGAACGGGGCGTCGGTTGTCAGGCGCACGGTCATGGAGTCGACGACCTCCACTCGCTGCACACGGCTGATGAGGAAACGCCACGGGGCGCGCGTCGCCGGATCGAGAATCCGGTCGAGGTTGAACTTCACGGCCTCCGCGTCCAGGGCGGTGCCGTCGTGGAACCGCACACCGGGGCGCAGACGGATGGTGAACGTTCGGCCGTCCGGCGCGACCTGCACGCCTGTGGCAAGGCGCGGCTGGACCTTGCCCTCGGGGGTCAGCTCGAAGAGGGTTTCCACCATGTGCTCCATGATGGTCGCCGTCGGTGCGTCGGTGTACAGGTGTCCGTCGAGCGTGGTGGCATCGGTGCCCTGCCCGACGATGAGCGTCCCACCGCGTTGGGGCGTGACGGCCGGCGCCGCGCCGGCCGAGAGGCTTCCCAGACCAAGCACGCACACCAGGACTGCCATCACCGCGTTCCGCATGATCGCCCCCCATGGATGGGCGCGGCGGCGACCGTCGCCTCGCTGGCGGCGCCACGCCGCGCGGCCCCTGTGTCACGCCATCTATCTTCCTTCAACTTCTTTCAACGGCGATGACGCGATCCTTGCTTCCCCCGCCACGCGCGGACCACCTCGAGCCCGACGGGCAGCAGGGAGACCGCGATGACGCCCGCCAGCACCAGCGTCAGGTGCCGTTGCACGAGGGGGAGGTTGCCGAACCAGTAGCCGCCGAAGACGAAGATCCCCACCCACAGCAGCGCGCCCGTCACGTTGTAGACGGTGAACCGGCTGTAGGTCATGCGGCCCACCCCGGCCACGAAGGGCGCGAAGGTGCGCACGATCGGCACGAACCGCGCCAGCACGATGGTCTTGGCGCCGTGCCGCTCGTAGAACGCGTGGGTGCGGTCCAGGTGCTCCTGCCGGACGTACCGGCCGGCGGCGACCAGCCGGGCGCCCAGCGCGCGCCCGACCCAGTAGTTCACCGCGTCGCCGACGATGGCGGCGGCGGTCAACAGCGCGGCCAGGGCCCAGACGTTGAGGCCGCCGCGGGCGGCGATGGCCCCGGCGGCGAACAGCAGCGAGTCGCCCGGCAAGAACGGCGTCACCACGAGCCCGGTCTCGGCGAAGATCACCGCCGCCAGCACCGGATAGGCCCACACGCCATACGTCTGGACCACCGTGTTCAGGGAGCGGTCCAGGTGCACGAGGACGTCCAGGGCGCGCGCCAGGAACTCCACGCCTCGCGACCGGCTCCGGGGTCAGGACGACGGGGGCGCCGCGTTGGCCGCCGACGGCTGCGTGCGCCGCAGGGCCCGTGCGCGGTCCAGGGCGGCCGTGGCGGCCGCCAGCAGGGTCTCCGGGTCGGTGCCGGCCTCCGGTGCGGTGGCCACCGCGCCCTGCAGGCTGACGAGGATGCGACGGGAGCCGGCCGGGAGCGGCGTGGCGCCCGCCAGGGCCACGAGCCGCTGCAGGGCGGCTTCCGCGGCCGGACGATCGGTGCGGGGCAGCAGGGCTGCGAAGTCGTCGCCCCCGATGCGGAACAGCAGGTCGCCCGGCCGTACCGCGCCGTCCAGCAGGCGGGCCAGCTGCTGCAGCACGGCGTCACCCACCAGGTGGCCGTGGGTCTCGTTGATCTGCCGGAACTGCACGATGTCAAGCAGCAGGACGCTGAACGGCGTGTTGGCGCGCGCCTCGCGCCGGAACTCCTCCTCGAGCCGCAGGTGGAACTGCCGGCGGTTGTACAGCCCCGTCAGGGGGTCGGCCACGGCCAGACGCTCCACCGCCACCATGGCGTCGTCGAGCCGGCGCTCGAGGTCGGCGATCTTCCGCTGCGCCGCCCGCGCGGTGGCCACACCCCACGCAGCGACACCGACCAGGAGCCAGACCGCGCTGCCCAGGGCAAGGCCCATCGCCTCCGTCTCGGTCGCCTGCGCGAGCGCGGCCACCAGCACCCCGCCGGGCACCATGGCCGCAGGCGCGAGCAGCGCGTCGATCCCGACCGGCGGCCGCACGACGGGCCGCCGGACCGGCGCAGCCCGCCGCATCGCCGCCGCGACGGCCGCCCACACCACGGTGTAGACCGCACCGCCCAGGGCCACGGTCCACGCGCTGAACGCGTCGGCACCCGCGGGGGGCGTCACGGCGCCCGCGCCGCCCAGCGCGAGGACCTCCTGGCCCAGCGCGGCACCGATCCTGGTCGGCGCGCGCCGCTGGCGCACGCCGTCGACCACCAGACCGGGCACGAGCACCAGGAGGGCCGCAGGCCAGCCATAGCGGAACAGCACGCCCAGCGCCAGCCCGCCAAGCGGGGTGACCCCGATCCCCGACGGGAGCGCGATGCGCAACAGCGGCGTCACCGCCGACGCCACTCCCAGCGCGATCCAGCCCGCGGCGGACACGGCAGGCCGCGCGGTCGCCGCCAGGACCAGCAACACCACACCGACCACCGCCAGCGCCACCCCCAGCGGGCCCACCGCCCCCGCCGCCCCGGTCGGCCCGGTCGTCCCGTGCGCGCGCGCCGGTGGGGCGGCGGGCTCAGACGTTCCCATAGTGGTGGAAGAACCGGATGGTGGCCTCGATGCCCCGCGTGAAGTTGCGCAGGGCGAACTTCTCGTTGGGCGCGTGCAGGTTGTCGTCGGGAAGGCCGAAGCCCATCAACACCGCGGGCACCTGCAGGGTCCGCACGAACGCCCCCACCACGGGCACGCTCCCGCCCTCCCGCACGTAGACCGGCGGACGGCCGAACGTCTCCTCCAACGCACGGGCCGCGGCCCGTGCGGCCGGCGCATCGGGCGACGTCACCACCGGGGGCGTCGACGCGAGGTGGCGCACCTCCACGCGTACGCCGGGCGGCGCCTGGCGCTGCACGAACCGCGCGAAGCGCCGGAAGATGCGCCCGGGCTCCTGGTCGGGCACCAGGCGCATGGAGACCTTGGCCACCGCCCGGGCGGGAATCACGGTCTTCATGCCCTCGGCGGTGAAGCCCCCGGCGATCCCGTGCACGTCCAACGTGGGCCGCACCCACAGCCGCTCGAGCACCGGCACCCCGGCCTCGCCGGGCGCTACGTCGGTGCCCAGGGTCGCGAGGAAGGCCGCCTCGTCGAACGGCAGCCTGGCCCACGCCTCGCGCTCGGCGGGGGCGGGCTCCTGCACGCGCCGGTAGAACCCCGGCACGCGGATGCGACCCCGGCGGTCCTTGAGGGCGGCCACGATCTGCGCCGCCGCGCCCACCGCGTTGGGCGCCGCGCCGCCGAACTGGCCCGAGTGCAGGTCGCGCTGCGCGCCCCGCACCTCGATCTCGGTGTAGAGCAACCCCCGCAGCCCGGTGACCAGCGTGGGCAGATCGGGCGCAAACAGCGCGCCGTCGCTCACGAGCGCCGCGTCGCAGGCCAGGCGCCGGCGCCGCCGCGGCACGTACGTCGCCAGCGTGGGGCTGCCGATCTCCTCCTCGCCTTCCAGGAGGACCTTCAGGTTGACCGGCAGCCTGCCCGCCGTGCGCAGGATGGCTTCGACCGCCTTGAGGTGGACGAACAGCTGTCCCTTGTCGTCGGACGCGCCCCGCGCGTAGAGGACGTCGCCCTCCACCACCGGGTCGAAGGGCGGTGTGCGCCACAGCTCGAGCGGGTCCGGCGGCTGGACGTCGAAGTGCCCGTAGCACAGCACCGTGGGCCGCCCCGGCGCCCCCATCCACTCGGCCAGCACCAGCGGGTGGCGGGTGCCCGCCTCCACCCGTGCGCGCAGCCCCAGAGCCTCCAGGTGGGCGGCCAGCCAGTGCGCGGCGCGTGCGACGTCCGCCGCGTGCGCCGGTGCCGTGCTGACGCTGGGGATCCGCAGCAGCTCCTGCAGCTCGTGCAGAAACCGCGCCTGGTGCTCGCGCGCGTAGGCCAGGGCCGCGTCCACGCTCGCCACAATTCGACGCACGGGGCAGCTCTCCTGGAGCCGCCGCAGCCCGTCCGGTCGACTGTTTGCTGTGCCGGTCGCGTCCAGGCGTTCCCGGGATGGTGCGCGGCCTCGGCGGCCCACCCGCGCCGCCCCGGCATAGACTGCGAGGGCGGCGGCCTGTTTCGAGGGATGGTGCGCGGCCCCGGCGGCCTACCCGCGCCGCAGGCGCACCTGCAGCCGCACCGTGATCGGGTCCTCGGCCACGAAGATCAGGAAGCGGGGGATGGGAATGCCAAACGCCGAGAGCCGGATCGTGGTCTCTGCCGTGGCCAGGTACGCGTCGCCCAGCGCCGTCACCTCCAGCGGGATCTCGACCTCGCGCGTCACGTCGCGGATCGTCAGTGTCCCACGTGCCATGGCCGGAATGCGCAGGGCGGTGAGGCGACCCTGGGGGACCACCGTCCCGCGAAACACGATCTCCGGGTACCGGTCGGTCTGCAGGAAGTCCCGCCGCATCTGGGCGTCGCGCAGCCCGATGCCCGTCGACAGGGCGCGGGCGTCCACCCGGGCCTCCACCGTGGCCGCGAACGCGTCACCGTCTACCTGCCGGACGTGCACCGTGCCCGTGACGCGGTCGGTGCCGCCGGTGAACCCGCCGCGGTTGTCGCGCATGACGAACTCCACGCGGCTGGCCCCCGGCTCGATCTGGAACGCGCCGACCGGCACCAGCGTCGCCGCCTGCGCCACCAGCACCGCCATCCAGACCATGCCCCGCGCCATGGCGCCCCCTGTACCCGGGCTGCATGATCAACGCAGCGCGCGGCCCGCGCGTTCCCCGCCCGGCAAGGGTCGGGATGCTGCAAGGTTCATGGCGCGCCCGCTGGAGCGCGCGGTCCCCGCACGCAAGGGTCGGAAGCGCGCGCCGCGAACTGTCACCATATGGTCCTGCGCCTGTGGCTCGCCCGCCTGGCCGAGGGGCCGACGCGCGCGCGTGTGGCGCGCTGGCTGCTCGCCGCGTGCGCCGCCGGCTTCGTGCTCACGCTGGGCGCGATGCTGCTGGCCGGCGTCGGGCTCGATCGCTGGCTCTTCGCCCTGATCGTCTGGAGCGCGCTGATCTTCATCCCGCTGCGCATCACGCTGGACGCCTCCGGACCGCTGGGTGCCCGCGCCCTGGCCACCCTGCGACGCCGCCTCGCCGGTGACCCGGCGCGCTACGACCGCCCGGAGTGGCTGCCGGTGGTGGTCGGCGAGCTGTTCGCCCGTCGCGTGACGATGCCGCGCATCACCACGCCGGCGCACGCCCGGAAAGCGCATGACGCCGCCACCGCGGTCCTGCGCGGCCTCGTGGGCCGGGCCGATGCGCACACCCGGTTGGGCGACGCCATCCGCCTGACGGTGGCCGCCGCCGCGGCGGAGGCGATGCAGGTGAGCGCGCTGGCCAGCGGGCCCGCGGCCCAGCCCATTCAGGCGCGCTGGGACGGTGCGCGCGCGCTCGGCACGCTGGCGGCGCTGATCGACCTGCTGGCCGCCGCGTTCGCCGACCGCTGGGACCGGCCGCCTGTCGTGCCCGACCTGGCCGGCCGGCCGCTGCGCGACTTCTTGGATGCCGCGCTGGACTACTGCGACGAGGCCGCCCTGCAGGTGGACGCGCTCCCGTGGACCGAGCCGCCGCTGCTGCCGCTGCTTGCGCCTGCGGCTGTCGACGAGGTCCGCACCGCCTGGCGCGCGTTCGTGGACGCACAGCCGCCGGCGACTGCGGCTCTGCAGGCGTTCGTGCGCGCCGTCTTGCCCCCCGCGTAGTCAGCTGGCGTCGGCCGCCAGCCGCACCGCTGCCCCGCCCAGCACCTTGGCCGCCACCGGCAGGGCGTCTTCGTCGAAGTCGAAGCGGTTGGTGTGGTGCCGGCCGTCCAGCTCCCGCGCCCGGTTGCTGGACCCCACCACGAAGTAGCAGCCGGGCGCCCGCTCGAGGAAGTACGCCATGTCGTCGCTGCCGGTCGTGGGCCGCATCTCCTCGACGCGGCCGGGTCCCACGACCTCCTCGGCCACGCGCCGCACGACGTCGGTCACCTGGGGATCGTTGCGGACGACGGGGCAGCCCAGCCGTGTGG is a window encoding:
- a CDS encoding GGDEF domain-containing protein codes for the protein MGPLGVALAVVGVVLLVLAATARPAVSAAGWIALGVASAVTPLLRIALPSGIGVTPLGGLALGVLFRYGWPAALLVLVPGLVVDGVRQRRAPTRIGAALGQEVLALGGAGAVTPPAGADAFSAWTVALGGAVYTVVWAAVAAAMRRAAPVRRPVVRPPVGIDALLAPAAMVPGGVLVAALAQATETEAMGLALGSAVWLLVGVAAWGVATARAAQRKIADLERRLDDAMVAVERLAVADPLTGLYNRRQFHLRLEEEFRREARANTPFSVLLLDIVQFRQINETHGHLVGDAVLQQLARLLDGAVRPGDLLFRIGGDDFAALLPRTDRPAAEAALQRLVALAGATPLPAGSRRILVSLQGAVATAPEAGTDPETLLAAATAALDRARALRRTQPSAANAAPPSS
- a CDS encoding dipeptidase yields the protein MRRIVASVDAALAYAREHQARFLHELQELLRIPSVSTAPAHAADVARAAHWLAAHLEALGLRARVEAGTRHPLVLAEWMGAPGRPTVLCYGHFDVQPPDPLELWRTPPFDPVVEGDVLYARGASDDKGQLFVHLKAVEAILRTAGRLPVNLKVLLEGEEEIGSPTLATYVPRRRRRLACDAALVSDGALFAPDLPTLVTGLRGLLYTEIEVRGAQRDLHSGQFGGAAPNAVGAAAQIVAALKDRRGRIRVPGFYRRVQEPAPAEREAWARLPFDEAAFLATLGTDVAPGEAGVPVLERLWVRPTLDVHGIAGGFTAEGMKTVIPARAVAKVSMRLVPDQEPGRIFRRFARFVQRQAPPGVRVEVRHLASTPPVVTSPDAPAARAAARALEETFGRPPVYVREGGSVPVVGAFVRTLQVPAVLMGFGLPDDNLHAPNEKFALRNFTRGIEATIRFFHHYGNV
- a CDS encoding YceI family protein, with the protein product MARGMVWMAVLVAQAATLVPVGAFQIEPGASRVEFVMRDNRGGFTGGTDRVTGTVHVRQVDGDAFAATVEARVDARALSTGIGLRDAQMRRDFLQTDRYPEIVFRGTVVPQGRLTALRIPAMARGTLTIRDVTREVEIPLEVTALGDAYLATAETTIRLSAFGIPIPRFLIFVAEDPITVRLQVRLRRG